A window of Ptychodera flava strain L36383 chromosome 1, AS_Pfla_20210202, whole genome shotgun sequence contains these coding sequences:
- the LOC139123995 gene encoding uncharacterized protein isoform X2 has translation MRPSPGKKASNSVLRKIMEAWEKRVWNANQKNQKAQEKEAMRQSSFRDWQGPKYDTDYVQEELPLSSTKDLNAFISPDS, from the exons GCGTCGAATTCTGTCTTGAGAAAAATTATGGAAGCCTGGGAAAAACGAGTTTGGAATGCGAACCAGAAGAACCAAAAAGCACAGGAAAAGGAAGCCATGA GACAATCCTCATTCCGGGATTGGCAAGGGCCAAAGTATGACACCGATTATGTACAAGAAGAACTTCCTCTATCGAGTACGAAGGATCTGAATGCCTTTATAAGTCCCGATAGCTAA
- the LOC139123822 gene encoding uncharacterized protein isoform X1: MRGSIIVCAVFVFMTMTCIASSQDELVDSGVISADTAAKEDGGKGGNEGASEGASSKPEDDDTAAEFLRSMFAGGATQDEQDDTLDKRAMNNHNYLGKRAMNNQNYLGKRAMNNQNYLGKRAMNNHNYLGKRAMNNQNYLGKRAMNNHNYLGKRAMNNQNYLGKRAMNNHNYLGKRAMNNQNYLGKRATTNDNVLGDKIDDSETIQFVPILPYLCYIDDAGIVLSCMPKNEPTAIGDDVSKDDNFVPIEETD, encoded by the exons ATGAGAGGATCTATTATTGTGTGCGCTGTGTTTGTCTTCATGACAATGACGTGTATCGCATCAAGCCAAGATGAACTTGTCGACTCGGGAGTTATCAGTGCCGACACTGCCGCAAAAGAGGACGGCGGCAAGGGAGGTAACGAAGGCGCTTCCGAGGGTGCTAGCTCCAAGCCTGAAGATGACGATACTGCTGCGGAATTCTTGAGGTCAATGTTTGCTGGCGGCGCTACCCAAGACGAACAAGACGATACACTTGACAAACGTGCTATGAACAACCATAACTATCTGGGCAAACGTGCTATGAACAACCAAAACTATCTGGGCAAACGTGCTATGAACAACCAAAACTATCTAGGTAAACGAGCAATGAACAACCATAACTATCTTGGCAAACGCGCCATGAACAATCAAAACTATCTAGGTAAACGAGCAATGAACAACCATAACTATCTTGGCAAACGCGCCATGAACAATCAAAACTATCTAGGTAAACGAGCAATGAACAACCATAACTATCTTGGCAAACGCGCCATGAACAATCAAAACTATCTAGGCAAACGTGCAACTACAAACGACAATGTATTGGGCGACAAAATTGACGACTCGGAAACGATACAGTTCGTCCCAATTCTTCCATACCTATGCTATATTGATGATGCAG GTATCGTTTTGTCTTGCATGCCAAAGAACGAGCCGACTGCCATTGGCGATGACGTCAGCAAAGATGACAACTTCGTACCGATCGAGGAAACAGACTAA
- the LOC139123822 gene encoding uncharacterized protein isoform X2, with protein sequence MRGSIIVCAVFVFMTMTCIASSQDELVDSGVISADTAAKEDGGKGGNEGASEGASSKPEDDDTAAEFLRSMFAGGATQDEQDDTLDKRAMNNHNYLGKRAMNNQNYLGKRAMNNQNYLGKRAMNNHNYLGKRAMNNQNYLGKRAMNNHNYLGKRAMNNQNYLGKRATTNDNVLGDKIDDSETIQFVPILPYLCYIDDAGIVLSCMPKNEPTAIGDDVSKDDNFVPIEETD encoded by the exons ATGAGAGGATCTATTATTGTGTGCGCTGTGTTTGTCTTCATGACAATGACGTGTATCGCATCAAGCCAAGATGAACTTGTCGACTCGGGAGTTATCAGTGCCGACACTGCCGCAAAAGAGGACGGCGGCAAGGGAGGTAACGAAGGCGCTTCCGAGGGTGCTAGCTCCAAGCCTGAAGATGACGATACTGCTGCGGAATTCTTGAGGTCAATGTTTGCTGGCGGCGCTACCCAAGACGAACAAGACGATACACTTGACAAACGTGCTATGAACAACCATAACTATCTGGGCAAACGTGCTATGAACAACCAAAACTATCTGGGCAAACGTGCTATGAACAACCAAAACTATCTAGGTAAACGAGCAATGAACAACCATAACTATCTTGGCAAACGCGCCATGAACAATCAAAACTATCTAGGTAAACGAGCAATGAACAACCATAACTATCTTGGCAAACGCGCCATGAACAATCAAAACTATCTAG GCAAACGTGCAACTACAAACGACAATGTATTGGGCGACAAAATTGACGACTCGGAAACGATACAGTTCGTCCCAATTCTTCCATACCTATGCTATATTGATGATGCAG GTATCGTTTTGTCTTGCATGCCAAAGAACGAGCCGACTGCCATTGGCGATGACGTCAGCAAAGATGACAACTTCGTACCGATCGAGGAAACAGACTAA